A window of the Candidatus Zixiibacteriota bacterium genome harbors these coding sequences:
- a CDS encoding VWA domain-containing protein, translating to MRFLYTEWDEALFSKLKNLSDLMAIFNYLLMRLNGNVDATLKLMERLQQQGILDSKYDLNEFKKNLEKSDMVRKTKDGFKLAPKGEKSLRQSAFEAIFTKLRSAGKGDHRLPYEGGSSEEALPEKRPYAFGDNPSNIDFSSSLFNSIKRTADLGLNMIEKDLEVFETEKASSCATVLMIDISHSMILYGEDRITPAKQVAMAFTELILTKYPKDHLSIVTFGDEAKEVQIKDLSYLSVGPFHTNTQAGLRLARQILLTKKHVNKQIFMVTDGKPSMITRSNGEIYKNPNGLDPRIVNRTLDEAVICRKKKIPITTFMVTDDPYLQQFVERLTELNHGRAYFSSVDNLGSYVLWDFVSNRKKKG from the coding sequence ATGAGATTTCTCTATACCGAATGGGATGAGGCGCTCTTTTCCAAACTGAAAAACCTCTCCGATCTGATGGCTATTTTCAATTATCTTCTCATGCGCCTCAATGGTAACGTCGATGCCACTCTCAAGCTCATGGAGCGTCTGCAGCAGCAGGGAATTCTCGACAGCAAATATGACCTCAACGAATTCAAAAAGAATCTTGAGAAATCAGACATGGTTCGCAAGACCAAAGATGGATTCAAACTGGCCCCCAAGGGAGAAAAATCGCTCCGGCAATCAGCTTTCGAAGCGATCTTCACAAAACTCCGCTCGGCCGGCAAAGGAGATCACCGACTGCCCTATGAAGGCGGCAGTTCCGAGGAAGCTCTGCCCGAGAAGCGGCCGTATGCTTTCGGCGACAACCCGAGTAATATCGATTTCAGCAGTTCGCTCTTTAATTCCATAAAACGCACCGCTGACCTTGGGCTCAATATGATCGAGAAAGACCTTGAGGTTTTCGAGACTGAAAAAGCGAGCTCGTGCGCGACTGTGCTTATGATTGATATTTCGCATTCGATGATTCTCTATGGCGAAGACCGTATCACACCTGCCAAACAGGTCGCAATGGCTTTTACTGAATTGATTTTGACTAAATACCCTAAAGACCACCTCTCGATTGTGACCTTCGGCGACGAGGCAAAAGAAGTACAGATAAAGGATTTATCCTATCTTTCAGTCGGGCCGTTTCATACAAATACCCAGGCCGGCCTCCGCTTGGCGCGTCAGATTTTGCTGACTAAGAAGCATGTGAACAAACAGATATTCATGGTCACTGATGGTAAACCATCGATGATCACTCGTTCAAACGGAGAGATTTACAAAAATCCAAATGGCCTAGATCCACGGATTGTGAATCGCACCCTTGACGAAGCCGTTATCTGCAGAAAAAAGAAAATCCCGATTACGACTTTTATGGTGACCGACGACCCGTATCTCCAGCAGTTCGTCGAGCGATTGACTGAACTGAATCATGGCCGGGCATATTTCAGTTCGGTGGATAATCTTGGCAGTTATGTCTTGTGGGATTTTGTCTCGAATAGAAAAAAGAAGGGCTGA